A stretch of the Ostrea edulis chromosome 9, xbOstEdul1.1, whole genome shotgun sequence genome encodes the following:
- the LOC125659049 gene encoding uncharacterized protein LOC125659049, with the protein MKFLILLLIFLSIETENFALATRCRNPEILDLRRMLLDTRKKLTLRNVPVSYVEKRTRTRRYDVSCPSKLDITKGGKSRTSICPTYTQVDIDVNRIPRKIVQRRCMCVNCLPVFDSSMGNRTFSRCVPTFQYQMVLRRVGCQEGLYQYKPVMEPFVVGCSCKLFFKK; encoded by the exons atgaaatttttg attcttttgctgattttccTGAGCATTGAAACTGAGAATTTTGCTTTAGCTACGAGATGCCGAAACCCAGAAATTCTCGATTTACGCAGAATGTTATTGGATACTAGAAAAAAGCTTACTCTTCGAAATGTTCCCGTCAG CTATGTAGAGAAAAGAACGCGTACGAGGAGATATGATGTATCCTGTCCTAGTAAACTCGACATCACGAAAGGTGGGAAATCAAGAACTTCTATTTGTCCCACCTATACTCAAGTAGACATTGACGTCAACAGAATTCCGAGAAAAATCGTTCAGCGCCGGTGTATGTGTGTCAACTGTCTACCCGTCTTTGACAGTTCCATGGGAAACCGGACGTTCTCCAGGTGTGTGCCCACCTTCCAGTACCAGATGGTTCTCCGGAGAGTCGGTTGTCAGGAGGGACTGTACCAGTATAAACCAGTCATGGAACCTTTCGTCGTCGGGTGTTCATGCAAACTTTTCTTTAAGAAGTAG